CCCTTAAATATGTACTTGATTTTTGGACTCAACAGAGATGAGAGTTGTGTGGGTTCTATTTTAACCCCTTGAAACTTTATATAGTGATAAATTTGTGAGTGAGAATCCCTAGATTCTCATCTTTGAATAATTAAAGGATTTCTCAAATCAGGTTTATCTGTTCCGTATTTTTGAAGAGAATCTGAAAGACTTAAAGTTTGAAAATCCTGATTTTCTAATTTAACTCCTAAAAGTTTATCTATTAGAAGTATTAATAAGTTTTCAATTATTTCAAATAATTTTTTAGATGTAGAAAAAGATATTTCAATATCCAATTGAGTGAATTCATATTGCCTATCTTCCCTTAATTTTTCAGCTCTGAAATTTCTAGAAAATTGAAAATAAGATTCAAATCCTGAAATCATTAATAACTGCTTATAAATTTGAGGAGATTGAGCTAAAGTAAAACTTTCTTTTACTTGATCATTAATCAATGTAGAGAAGGTGTTGGCACCTTCTTTTGCCGGAAAAGATAATATGGGTGTATTAACTTCTGTGAAACCCAAAGAGCTTAAGTATTCAAATGTAATTAATTTTGCTTTTGAACTGAAAGAAAGATTTTTCTGTAAAGATTTTCTCCTTAGATCAAGATATCTGTATCGCATTCTATATTTTTCTTCACTGACTCTCTCTTCATTCAGATCAATAGGAATAGTCTTAGCTTTGGAGATTAACTTTAATTTTTCTCCCTCCATTTCTAGTACACTCCTGTTTTCTGAGATTTTTGGAATTCCCTGAATTAAGACTACACTCTCTCTAGCTAAACAGTTAGGTTCCAATTTATCTAGAGAGAAATTAACTGAGATTCAATCGCTACAATCTCTGACAACTAAGACAGTTAGGTTTTTAAATTTCTTAATTCTCTCTAAAAATCCTGCAATAACAACTTTTTGTGAGAGAAATTCAGGAAGTTTGGAAATTAAAACTCTTTCCGAGAGCAATTAGATTTAATGTTCAACTAAGTTTTGTAACTCTCGAATCAGATCCTCATCTTTACTTAAAGGAAAAGAAATTTGAAAGCTTTTATTTTGTTCTTTCAAAATAATTTCATTGTTTTCTTTTTCTTTAGCTCCGTAAATCAATAACCACTTTATGTTTTGTTTTTCAGAGAACTTAAAGTGAGACTTCAAGTCTTTCAACTCTCAGTTTGACTCAACCTCTAAGTCATTATCTCTTAATTTTTTTATTAACTCAATAATTTTGGATTCAACTTCTGGGAATAAATTACATAAATAGACTTTTTTATTAGGTTGAGTTGGTCATTCATATTCTGATTTCTCGAGCGAGTGAATTAACCTTTCAATTCCAATAGCCAATCCAACTGAAGGAACATCTTTTAAGTCTTTTGATAAATGACTGAATTTATTAAACAATTCATCATATCTCCCCCCTCCCGCAACTCCTAGACCTCTATAATTCCACTCAAACACAATTCCAGTGTAGTAATCCAAACCTCTAACTAGAGTTTCATCTCAAGTGTAATCAACTCCCAGTTCACTTAAGAATCTTTTTATTTTCTTTATTCTCTCCAACTCTTCCTCACTTAAGAATTGTTGAATTTTAGGAGCTTTTTTTACTATATCTAGCAAAGAATCTTTTTCATCATCCAATATTCTTATTGGATTATTTTTGATTCTTTCTAGTGAATTATTACTTAAACCTTCATTATTTTTTAAGAAGTATTTAGTAAGTTCTTTGGTTCACTTTCTCCTAGTCTCTTTATTTGAGAGAAAGTTGACTCTTAACTTTAGTAGTCCTAAATTAAGAGTATTTTTAAAAAAAGAGTCCAACATATATATAAGTTCAACTTCATAAGCTAGAGAACTAGCCTTAATTATTTCTAATCCAAATTGAGTGAATTCTCTGAATCTTTGATTCTGTGGCCTTTCGTGCCTAAAACATTGTGAAGAATAAAAGAATTTCAGTGGAGAAGGGTTACAGGATAATAATTTTTCTGAAGCTATTGTTCGAGCAACAATAGCAGTTTCCTCTGGCTTTAATACATAATCTTCATTTTTCAGAAAGAATAATTCTTTTTTTAGAATCTCTCCTTCGGGATTATTGGAGTCCAAAAAAATAGAACTTCTTTCAAAAGTTGGAGTTTGAATTTTCTTGAATCCAATAGATCTTGCTCAATAACTTAACTTTTGAACAAGAAATTCTCTTTTATTTATTTCCTCCTCAAAGAGAGCTCTAGTTCCCTTAGGTTTTTTAAGAATTTTGATTACTTTTTCTTCTTTCAAAATTAGTGAAATTGAGAAAAAGTTGTGTAACTAATGGTGTTTATCAATAGCTTTTTGAATTAGTGAGACAAAAAGTTTTTCAGGATTATTTGGTCTTGAATTGAATTCTGGGTGATATTGAACTGCAATGAAGAATGGATGATTTTTGAGTTCTATTGCCTCTACAATATCCCCTTCATATGCAGAAAAAATTAATTCCTTGTCATTAACCAATTTTTCTTTAGCAAGTTTCAAATTCAGAACATATTTATTTCTATGTCTAGCCTCTTTTTCTAAAGTACCATAAATCTGATGCATCTTACTGAACCCTTCCAATTTGATTGTTCTATTTCCAAGTCTCATATCCATATTTTCTTTTCACGGGACAAAAACAGGAAATGTTGTGTTTGGGTTCAGCTCAACACTGTCAGCCCCTAGAAGATTTAAGACATTTCTGAAATATTCAATAACAGCCAGTTGCATTCCAAAACAGATACCTAGGAAAGGTATCTTGTTTTCTCTAGCATATTTAATTGCAAGAAAAATACCACTCAGAGATTTGCTTCCAAAACCTGGAGGGACACAAATTACTTGAAAATTAGATAGTTGTTTTGGAGATGTCAAGTCAGAGGAGTGAATAATTTTGATTGAAATATCTGCAGATAATTTGTAGCCTGCAAATTTAAGAGATTGGATTATAGAATAGTAAGACTCCGGAGAATCAGAGTATTTACCAACTATAGCCACTTTAATGTGATATTTCTTAACTTCTTTAATTTGTTCATTGAAGTCTGTTCATTCCTTTAAATATCTTTTCCCTTTTGCAATATTTCTGGAAGATAAATCAAGTTTCAAAATAGGAGAGATTTTTTCAAATAATCTCTCAGAAAAATAAAGTTGAAGTGGAATTTCATAAATATCTAATGCGTAGGGAGCAGAAAGAATATTTTCTTTAGGAATTGCAGGAAAATTAAAGCTTATTTTCGAAAGTTCAGCTTCACTAATTTCCTTTTCTCCCTTGAGAATTAGCAAGTCGGGAACAATACCTAATTGTCCTAACAAAGCCAAAGAATGTTGGACAGGCTTGGTCTTTTTTTCATTATTGTGGCTTAGATGCAACATCGGAGCCAAGTGAACAAAGGCTAGATCATCTTCTTGCCGTTGTTTTAATTGAGATGCAGCTAATATAAAAGGTTTTTGTTCTAAATCAAAAACAGTACCTCCTAACTCAATTAAGAGAATCTCAGTACCAGAGTTTCTGAAATTATCTAAAGTTGAAAGAATTTCATTGACTAGGTGTGGAACTATCTGTACAGTTTTACCATCATATTTACCACTTCTCTCCTTTTCAAGTAGTCTGTGAAATATTTTTCCAGTAGTAAAGCAAGAATTAGAATTTAACTCCATATCTAAGAATCTTTCATAGTGACCTAAATCTAAGTCAGTTTCCTCTCCATCTTTAGTTACAAACACTTCACCGTGTTGCAACGGAGAAAGAAACTTAGAGTTGTAGTTTAGATAAGGATCAAACTTGAGAACATTACACTTGTAACCTTCAAACTGTAAAACTTTACCTATGGAAGAGAGAATAACTCCCTTCCCCAAGGAAGAATATACTCCCCCAGTGAGAAAAATAATTTTCATATCTATTAATTTAGATTAGTAAATATTGGTTATATAGTTATATATTCTCAAAGTTTCTCCTTTAAGTCCTCCGGACTTTTTAATCTTTTTCATAATCTCTTCAACTCTTAGTTTTGTCTTTAATCTTTCTATATTGTGTAATGTTGTTTGTGGAATTCTGGAACTCCAATAGTTCAATCTTTTGGAGTTAACTTCTCAACCTTCTGGAATTTTGATTATTTGGTAGTCCCCTTTTTCCGTCAATAGATCATCTGAATATTCAATATAGTCATCATCTTCAATTAATCCTTTCGGCTTAAAACAAGGTAATCCATTTATATTGGCTAAATCCTTAACTATTTTTTGATAGATTTTTTTAATCTCTGAATTTTTTCAGGAGCAGAGAATTACAGATGAATTTTGACAATTGGTAGAGTTAGCATTTTCAGAAAAAAAGATAGTTGAACTGGAATTAAATCCTATCTCCTTTAGTATTTTCTCCAATTTAATTTGTTTTTGAGTTCATTTATCATCTGGAAATTCAGCAACAATAACAATAGTTTTGCAAATCTCTAAATCTCTTAAGTAGAAGTTCTTTATGCGATCTTTCTCAAAAATTGTAAATGGAAAAGAAAAAAAGTTAATGTGATCTTTTTTGGAGGAAATTTCCTGTAGTCTTGCAATCAAGTTAGTTGAGAGGCTCTCTCCCGACAATGAAATAATTCCTACATAATTTACTTCCTCTTTTATTAACAGAACATTAGAAATTTCTCCTTCTTCTCCCAGCTCGTATAGTCAAGGGGCTTGAAATTGAGCATTTTTAAATGAATAATTTCCTCTTCCCCCTCTTCCCCCTCTGCAAATTAAAAGATTTTTATCTTTCTTTTCAAGATTCAATCTTTTAACTTTTTTATTTAAGTCATATATTTCTGTCCCTTCTGGAATTTTGAGATAAATATCTGCTCCAGCACTTCCTGACTTATTATCTCTTTGTCCATTAGAACCATTTTGAGCTTTTTTTTCAGAAGTTCTTAAGTGAGAAAAGTCAGAATATTTTGAATCTAGAACTAAGTAAACATTTCCGCCATCTCCACCATTACCTCCAGCAGGACCTAATCGAGAATTATATTTAGTCTTAGTCCACGAAATAATTCCATCCCCTCCCCTCCCAGCTTTCAGCTCCAGCCTTATATAGTTCATTAATCTATTTACTTTTCTTGAACTGTGATATTCACTATTCCTCAACCTCCTCACAGTTGAGCCGCCTGATAAATCAAAAAGTTACAAAAGGCAACAGAAAATAATACTGTTGCTAAGAACGTGCAAGAAAGCAAGAAATAGTGAAAATATTTCGTTTGATAAAGATAGTTGATGTTAATGAAATAGAATATTCCCAGAACTATATACGGAAATAATATTGCTATGCAGGCAATGGAACAGATAATAACAATGGAGCTAATTCAATTTGAGAAGAATTGAGAGTGCGGGCTCACTGATCTAACACTATCTCAATTATTAAGAAATATTCTTGCTATTAAAAGAAAGAAGAGAAGTCCAAGTAGAATTCCAGCACTTTTGAACTCAAATTTTTTTAATTTATCAAAGTTTCCCGGAGCCTTAAATAGTATTTCTATAAAGCTATTGAACTCTGTTCAAGCATTTTTAATTGATTTTTTATAGTTCTCTAGATATGTATAGAAATATCTATAGTTTGCTCCCAAAAAGGGAATATTTAGTCCCATCAATTCTCCCTTCTTTCTAACTCTTACACTAAATATTTCTGATATCTTTTTAAGAATTAACTTTCTCTTGTGGTATCCCTGAATTACCTTTTCAATACTGGCAGTAATAGTAGCTTCAGAGTTTTCTTTTTCGAGTCTGGAATGTAACTCTGGACTTGGAGCTGGATTTTTTTTGAAAAACTCTTCTCTAGAACTTACAAAGATATTTGAGATTGAAGCTGAACTATTATCTTGAGACTCGTGGTTTTTATATAGGAATAATTTGGCTAATTCATTATCTTCTATTTGCTCTAGAGTTCTTTGCTCCTCTTCCATTAACTAGAAGTCAAAGAGCTATTTATTAACTCTTCTACTTTTCTTGCCTTTTGAATAAATAAATCTTCCCTAAAGCTGAGTTTTAAATGAGGTGGAAGATTTAATTTATGAACCAGTTGCCTTTTAAAGAAAGGAGTTAATTTTTCTAACTTATAGAAAATGTCTTTATTTTGATATTTTTGCTTTAGTAACTCTAAATCTATAAAGATAGTTATGTTAGTTAGATTTCTGCTAAGTTTGATGTGATTAATTCCTATGAAGGAATAAATCTGTTCATCTAACTCAGTGAGTCAGATTCTTTTTAATACAACATAGATATCTTTCGAAAGTCTTTCATTAATTATTGACATTTCACTAGATTTTTCTTTCTGTTACTTCAAAACTTTCTATTACATCATCAAGTTCTATATTGTTTCAGTTATGTAGAACAATACCGCATTCCTGCCCCTCTTTAGCTTCTTTGATCTCAAAATTTTCTGTCTTAAAAGATTTGATAGAAGTTTTGGTTAGAAGATTACCCTCTCTAATGAGTTTGACTTTATTTTCTATCTTGATAGATCCGAAAATAACTGAACAACCTGCAATCGTACCAATTTTGGAGTGAGTCCAGAGTCTAATAACTTTACATCTCCCAACCACCTTTTCAACTCTTTCAATGATTCTATTTTTCTCCTTATGATCTAGTATTCTCTCTTCTAATTCATAAACAGATCTGATAGATCAAATAGGAATATTTAGGAATTCTATTTGTGATTCCAATTTCTTCGGAATCTTTTGTTCGAAGTTAATAATTATTGCTTTTTTAACTGAAGCTTCTTTTAAGTCAG
Above is a window of Mycoplasma ovis str. Michigan DNA encoding:
- a CDS encoding amino acid--tRNA ligase-related protein, producing the protein MLSERVLISKLPEFLSQKVVIAGFLERIKKFKNLTVLVVRDCSDWISVNFSLDKLEPNCLARESVVLIQGIPKISENRSVLEMEGEKLKLISKAKTIPIDLNEERVSEEKYRMRYRYLDLRRKSLQKNLSFSSKAKLITFEYLSSLGFTEVNTPILSFPAKEGANTFSTLINDQVKESFTLAQSPQIYKQLLMISGFESYFQFSRNFRAEKLREDRQYEFTQLDIEISFSTSKKLFEIIENLLILLIDKLLGVKLENQDFQTLSLSDSLQKYGTDKPDLRNPLIIQRWESRDSHSQIYHYIKFQGVKIEPTQLSSLLSPKIKYIFKGDDLELGGELDDLIDEFINSLNLKPNSHVFYITSSLREDKKPLYLLGSLRNKLFKFGLTDSDKNKPYKFVWIVDWNYFEKNKDGELVTTHHPFTMPIKESENIFDWKSTGYDLVLNGAEIASGSERITDSQLQKEIFKLLGHSEESINHDLGWFIQALEFGTPPHLGIAIGWERLIKELLNLPSIRDAIAFPKNSHGICSMSSLKSS
- the hisS gene encoding histidine--tRNA ligase, which codes for MKEEKVIKILKKPKGTRALFEEEINKREFLVQKLSYWARSIGFKKIQTPTFERSSIFLDSNNPEGEILKKELFFLKNEDYVLKPEETAIVARTIASEKLLSCNPSPLKFFYSSQCFRHERPQNQRFREFTQFGLEIIKASSLAYEVELIYMLDSFFKNTLNLGLLKLRVNFLSNKETRRKWTKELTKYFLKNNEGLSNNSLERIKNNPIRILDDEKDSLLDIVKKAPKIQQFLSEEELERIKKIKRFLSELGVDYTWDETLVRGLDYYTGIVFEWNYRGLGVAGGGRYDELFNKFSHLSKDLKDVPSVGLAIGIERLIHSLEKSEYEWPTQPNKKVYLCNLFPEVESKIIELIKKLRDNDLEVESNWELKDLKSHFKFSEKQNIKWLLIYGAKEKENNEIILKEQNKSFQISFPLSKDEDLIRELQNLVEH
- a CDS encoding CTP synthase, whose translation is MKIIFLTGGVYSSLGKGVILSSIGKVLQFEGYKCNVLKFDPYLNYNSKFLSPLQHGEVFVTKDGEETDLDLGHYERFLDMELNSNSCFTTGKIFHRLLEKERSGKYDGKTVQIVPHLVNEILSTLDNFRNSGTEILLIELGGTVFDLEQKPFILAASQLKQRQEDDLAFVHLAPMLHLSHNNEKKTKPVQHSLALLGQLGIVPDLLILKGEKEISEAELSKISFNFPAIPKENILSAPYALDIYEIPLQLYFSERLFEKISPILKLDLSSRNIAKGKRYLKEWTDFNEQIKEVKKYHIKVAIVGKYSDSPESYYSIIQSLKFAGYKLSADISIKIIHSSDLTSPKQLSNFQVICVPPGFGSKSLSGIFLAIKYARENKIPFLGICFGMQLAVIEYFRNVLNLLGADSVELNPNTTFPVFVPWKENMDMRLGNRTIKLEGFSKMHQIYGTLEKEARHRNKYVLNLKLAKEKLVNDKELIFSAYEGDIVEAIELKNHPFFIAVQYHPEFNSRPNNPEKLFVSLIQKAIDKHH
- a CDS encoding Obg family GTPase; its protein translation is MRRLRNSEYHSSRKVNRLMNYIRLELKAGRGGDGIISWTKTKYNSRLGPAGGNGGDGGNVYLVLDSKYSDFSHLRTSEKKAQNGSNGQRDNKSGSAGADIYLKIPEGTEIYDLNKKVKRLNLEKKDKNLLICRGGRGGRGNYSFKNAQFQAPWLYELGEEGEISNVLLIKEEVNYVGIISLSGESLSTNLIARLQEISSKKDHINFFSFPFTIFEKDRIKNFYLRDLEICKTIVIVAEFPDDKWTQKQIKLEKILKEIGFNSSSTIFFSENANSTNCQNSSVILCSWKNSEIKKIYQKIVKDLANINGLPCFKPKGLIEDDDYIEYSDDLLTEKGDYQIIKIPEGWEVNSKRLNYWSSRIPQTTLHNIERLKTKLRVEEIMKKIKKSGGLKGETLRIYNYITNIY
- the rbfA gene encoding 30S ribosome-binding factor RbfA, with amino-acid sequence MSIINERLSKDIYVVLKRIWLTELDEQIYSFIGINHIKLSRNLTNITIFIDLELLKQKYQNKDIFYKLEKLTPFFKRQLVHKLNLPPHLKLSFREDLFIQKARKVEELINSSLTSS